One Cryptococcus tetragattii IND107 chromosome 10, whole genome shotgun sequence DNA segment encodes these proteins:
- a CDS encoding cysteine desulfurase IscS produces the protein MNPIRPLFRSTPLRVSRNILSSRIPRRTLVTPTNPVHATISNITVDHVKEDPAEHQSGEQIAGEHPSGKEMFGFKLNPIATKTGGNAMYESRPIYLDMQATTPMDPRVLDKMLPLFTEQYGNPHSRTHAYGWEAEKAVDEARQQVAQLIGAQPKDIVFTSGATESNNMLIKGIAKFHQSKKKHIITTQTEHKCVLDSCRWLSTQGFEVTYLPVLPNGLISINDLKAALRPDTSLVSIMAVNNEIGVIQPLAEISQAIKSWAKENGVTKPLFHTDAAQAVGKIPIDVEALGIDAMSISGHKLYGPKGVGAAYVRRRPRVRLEPLIHGGGQERGLRSGTVAAPLVVGLGEACQIAGNEMAADHARIKALSDRLIEGITSKVEHIVRNGDVNGYPGCVNLSFAYVEGESLLMALKDIALSSGSACTSASLEPSYVLRALGAAEDMAHSSLRFGIGRFTTEEEIDLVVSRIVSVVNKLRDMSPLWEMVQEGIDISKIEWSQ, from the exons ATGAACCCCATCAGGCCCCTCTTTCGCTCTACTCCCCTCCGTGTCAGCCGCAacattctttcttctaGAATACCTCGCCGCACGCTTGTCACTCCCACAAACCCCGTTCACGCCACCATATCCAACATTACCGTAGATCATGTCAAGGAAGACCCTGCAGAGCACCAATCGGGAGAGCAAATCGCTGGCGAACACCCTTCTGGCAAAG AAATGTTCGgcttcaagctcaatcCCATAGCCACCAAGACTGGCGGCAATGCCATGTATGAAAGCCGACCTATCTACCTTGACATGCAGGCCACTACTCCTATGGATCCTCGTGTGCTTGACAAGATGCTTCCTCTCTTTACCGAGCAATATGGCAACCCCCATTCAAGAACACATGCCTACGGATGGGAAGCGGAGAAGGCCGTTGATGAGGCTCGGCAGCAAGTTGCCCAACTCATTGGTGCCCAACCTAAAGATATCGTGTTTACTAGTGGTGCGACGGAGAGCAACAACATGTTGATCAAAGGTATTGCAAAATTCCACcagtcaaagaagaagcacatcatcaccacccaGACCGAACACAAGTGTGTGCTCGACTCTTGCCGATGGCTCTCTACTCAGGGCTTCGAAGTCACTTACCTTCCTGTCCTCCCGAACGGTCTGATCTCTATCAACGACCTTAAGGCCGCTCTGCGACCTGACACGTCCCTCGTGTCTATTATGGCTGTCAACAACGAAATCGGTGTTATTCAGCCTCTTGCCGAGATTTCGCAAGCCATCAAGTCATGGGCAAAGGAAAATGGTGTCACCAAGCCCTTATTCCATACCGATGCTGCTCAGGCCGTCGGCAAGATCCCCATAGATGTTGAAGCCTTGGGTATTGACGCCATGTCAATCTCTGGCCACAAGCTCTACGGTCCTAAGGGTGTCGGCGCTGCTTATGTCCGACGACGACCTCGAGTCCGACTTGAGCCTCTTATCCATGGCGGTGGTCAAGAGCGTGGTCTTCGATCAGGTACCGTCGCTGCACCCCTCGTTGTCGGTCTCGGTGAAGCTTGCCAGATCGCGGGGAATGAAATGGCCGCCGATCACGCGAGGATTAAGGCTTTGAGCGATAGGTTGATCGAGGGAATTACGTCAAAGGTGGAGCACATTGTGAGGAATGGTGATGTCAATGGGTACCCCGGTTGTGTCAACTTGTCATTCGCATATGTGGAGGGCGAATCGCTTCTCATGGCCCTCAAG GACATCGCCCTCTCATCAGGATCAGCATGTACTTCAGCCTCGCTCGAACCATCCTATGTCCTCCGTGCCCTTGGTGCCGCCGAAGACATGGCGCATTCGTCCCTTCGATTCGGTATTGGCCGATTCACCaccgaggaagaaattgacCTTGTGGTATCGAGGATTGTCAGCGTGGTCAACAAGTTGAGGGATATGAGTCCACTTTGGGAGATGGTGCAGGAAGGTATTGATATCAGCAAAATTGAATGGAGCCAGTGA